A genomic segment from Gopherus evgoodei ecotype Sinaloan lineage chromosome 6, rGopEvg1_v1.p, whole genome shotgun sequence encodes:
- the ATP5F1A gene encoding LOW QUALITY PROTEIN: ATP synthase subunit alpha, mitochondrial (The sequence of the model RefSeq protein was modified relative to this genomic sequence to represent the inferred CDS: inserted 2 bases in 1 codon), producing the protein MLSVRVAAALARALPRQAGLVSRNALGATFVATRNIHASKTSLQKVGTAEVSSILEERILGTDTSVELEETGRVLSIGDGIARVYGLRNVQAEEMVEFSSGLKGMSLNLEPDNVXCCVFGNDRLIKEGDIVKRTGAIVDVPVGDELLGRVVDALGNAIDGKGPLGSKMRRRVGLKAPGIIPRISVREPMQTGIKAVDSLVPIGRGQRELIIGDRQTGKTSIAIDTIINQKRFNDGTDEKKKLYCIYVAIGQKRSTVAQLVKRLTDADAMKYTIVVSATASDAAPLQYLAPYSGCSMGEYFRDNGKHALIIYDDLSKQAVAYRQMSLLLRRPPGREAYPGDVFYLHSRLLERAAKMNDSFGGGSLTALPVIETQAGDVSAYIPTNVISITDGQIFLETELFYKGIRPAINVGLSVSRVGSAAQTRAMKQVAGTMKLELAQYREVAAFAQFGSDLDAATQQLLNRGVRLTELLKQGQYSPMAIEEQVAVIYAGVRGYLDKLEPSKITKFESAFLAHVLSQQQTLLATIRTDGKISEQTDAKLKEVVTNFLATFEA; encoded by the exons ATGCTCTCGGTCCGCGTGGCTGCTGCCCTCGCCCGCGCGCTGCCCCGGCAGGCCGGCCTG GTTTCTAGAAATGCCCTCGGTGCAACATTTGTTGCTACAAGGAACATCCATGCCTCCAAAACTAGTCTTCAAAAAGTTG GCACTGCTGAGGTATCTTCTATTCTTGAGGAACGTATTCTGGGAACTGACACCTCTGTTGAGCTAGAAGAGACTGGGCGTGTGCTGTCAATTGGTGATGGTATTGCCCGTGTATACGGACTAAGGAATGTTCAAGCAGAAGAAATGGTGGAGTTCTCTTCTGGATTAAAG G GTATGTCTCTGAACTTGGAACCTGACAATGT GTGTTGTGTGTTTGGTAACGACAGACTGATTAAGGAAGGGGACATTGTGAAGAGGACTGGTGCCATTGTGGATGTCCCAGTTGGTGATGAGCTCTTGGGCCGTGTTGTAGATGCACTGGGTAATGCCATTGATGGAAAG GGGCCACTTGGTTCTAAGATGCGTAGGAGAGTTGGTCTAAAGGCTCCTGGGATCATTCCCAGAATCTCTGTGCGTGAGCCCATGCAAACTGGCATCAAGGCTGTGGATAGTTTAGTACCCATTGGCCGTGGCCAACGCGAATTGATCATTGGTGACAGACAGACAGG CAAAACTTCAATTGCTATTGACACAATCATCAACCAAAAAAGATTTAACGATGGAACTGATGAGAAAAAGAAACTATACTGTATATATGTTGCAATTGGTCAGAAGAGATCTACTGTTGCCCAGCTGGTGAAGAGGCTTACTGATGCAG ATGCCATGAAGTACACTATCGTGGTTTCTGCAACAGCATCTGATGCTGCTCCTCTTCAGTATCTGGCTCCTTATTCTGGTTGCTCCATGGGAGAGTATTTCCGAGACAATGGGAAACATGCTCTAATCATTTATGATGACTTATCCAAACAG GCTGTTGCCTACCGTCAGATGTCTCTGCTGTTGAGACGGCCGCCTGGTCGTGAGGCCTATCCTGGTGACGTGTTCTACCTACACTCTCGTCTCTTGGAGAGAGCGGCCAAAATGAATGACTCCTTTGGAGGTGGCTCTCTGACTGCCCTTCCTGTCATTGAGACTCAGGCCGGTGATGTGTCAGCCTACATTCCAACTAATGTAATCTCCATCACTGATGGACAG ATCTTTTTGGAAACTGAACTGTTCTACAAAGGCATCCGTCCAGCCATCAATGTTGGGCTGTCTGTTTCCCGTGTGGGTTCTGCTGCCCAGACCAGAGCCATGAAGCAG GTGGCCGGTACCATGAAGCTAGAATTGGCTCAGTATCGTGAAGTAGCTGCTTTTGCTCAATTTGGGTCTGATCTGGATGCTGCTACTCAACAGCTCCTGAATCGTGGTGTGCGTCTGACTGAGCTTCTCAAACAAGGACAGTATT CCCCCATGGCTATTGAGGAACAGGTTGCAGTCATCTATGCTGGTGTAAGAGGTTACTTGGACAAACTGGAGCCCAGCAAAATCACCAAATTTGAGAGTGCTTTCCTAGCCCACGTTCTGAGCCAGCAACAGACCCTTCTTGCCACAATCAG GACCGATGGGAAGATCTCTGAACAAACAGATGCCAAGCTGAAAGAAGTAGTCACAAACTTCCTGGCTACTTTTGAAGCATAA